GTCACGAAATTTGTCAGTCtgagagcaccccccccccccccccaacccaacctCTTCTGTTTAATAAAATATGTAAGATACGTTAGACAGTCCATGTAATAGACTGCCTGATTTATGCAGGCAGGCGACGGATGGATGGCACGAGAGGATCGGCTTCCTTGGTTGCTAATATCTGACAAAGATACTCGCTTTTATCCAGCCGGAGAACTGGTCCCAGCAGGGTGCGATGTAAATGCAACAGTCATGCAAAACAGAGAGTCCCATACGGGGAACAGAAGTCTTACCCGAAACAGCGGGTTGTTAATCTATACTATTTATTAAAGATGGCTCTTTAAAACAATGAATAAGGAAACTAAAAGCAGTGTTTAATTGTCAGTAGTAATTAGTTACCCTAGGAAGTATTCCCAGTAGTATCTATCAGGTCGTATTTGAGATATGTCACCAAGCAAATCAAAAATACTGACCACCGCAACTTCTCCGTAACATTAAATAACTTTTCATGTGTTCAGGTTTTTAATCACTATGTCACGTACTGCTCCAAGGACCCTAATGTTTTTCGATACATACCCTCACTAAAATTTCTGTTTACTAATCATATAATATTTATGCCTTTGTACTGTATTCAACGGCCTGGCACGGCTTGGCTGAAAATGCTGTTCCATTTAGTTTAATTTCCTGTGTCAGATGCTTTTAGTCGCCAGAATATTGCCGTTCTCCACATCCTTTTGAACACCGCGCTGAAACATGTAGCCGTCTTTATTCCCGGTTATTCTGGGTCTGCAATGAATAATTAATTTCGGGAAATGAACCTATCTGCCTAAGTCCCAGTGTCAGGGCAACGAGAGAATCGAATGCATTTGTAATTATCAAGCCTGTCCCAGTGGACCATCGGAGTAAGGCAATTAGGTAAATCATATTTTAATGTAGGCCTAACGTGAATCAACAAGAACATCGTGAAACATTTGCGCGTGATGGTTTATACCTGAAAAgaggaggaaataaataaataagcaaataatAAACAATATTGGAGCCCTGAAGTATTACCGATAAGTATTTTACTGCTTGTATTTCAGTTCTCAGAATCCGTAAATTTATCCGTTTCCTCTTTCTGTGCCGTTCTTTTTCTCTGTGTTTACACGGTTTATTTCAGACATGTTTAATGGATTTATGGTTCCGCGAGGGACACCCTTGTCAGTTAAGCAGATGGCTGCAGTTACTGTACATGAGTAAAACAGACTGCAGGGCACTTGCAGGACGGGTTCATCAAAAATACGAAGAGACCTGCTCAACTCAGATAGATTTTGAACAAGAAAACATTTGAAATAATAATTGAAAAATTATTTGAACTACTGtattaatttaattgttttaaaattaaattatagGCGATGTTATTTGCAAAGTATGAATGTGTCTTGATGTGGCATAAAgatatttttatcatttttttttcttgattaaaCCTGGCGATCCGCCCGTTTCAGTGAGATCAGCTTGATGTGCAGACATGCCAAGATACGTCTGCTCTGTAAATTCTTAGTTACATCCTCTAATTACACCCTAGATAGCTAGAGAAGGCcaaaagaataaataaaaaaatatataaataaatgtataataataatgattgcaCTTATTCAGGCTCTGCATGGCTAAAGTTTTTCATCAGGTGaaggacaccccctccccctccccccaagtccTGTACCATCACTCGTGAACACGTATCAGACGGGCTGTGTTTTGTGCGCATGATCTGTTCTCTACCTCGGATTTTCACATAGAAGGAATCACAGCAGCAGCGGACGCGAAAATATTGTGCATCATCATAATTTCTAACGACCAAAAGTTCCttcaaaaatgaaatcgattCCGGCGAATTAGAGGGAACAAATGTGGAAGAGACTGCGCTGAGTCTGAAGGGGAAATGGTCGGGTCGTCGTTCAACTTTTGGATTCAGCACGCTGGACAGCTCCGGCTTCGAAGGCGAGAGTTGGAGGAGTTAAATTTCCCCGCAAGCAATGAGATGTGTTGAGGATGAGCGACGGAGGGTCACGCTGGAGATCATGGGGATATTTCGACAGCTGCAGATAATACGTTGGTGACATCCTGGCTTGAGAAATGGACTTGGCAGAAATCCTCTTAGTGTTATTCATCTTTGTGGTTGCGCTCGTTTCTTTGTTGTCGAACTTACTGGTGTTGCTATGTTTTATGTACAGCACCGAGATACGAAGGCAGGTGCCGGGCATTTTCACAATGaatttgtctttctgcaacatACTAATCACGATTTTGAACATGCCAGCGACGTTACTGGGGATTATCAGAAACCAAAAGCCCTTTGGAGACTGTATTTGTCAGGCAGTGAGCTTTCTGGAGACTTTTTTGACTGCGAACACCATGCTGAGCATGGCAGCGCTAAGCATAGACAGGTGGATAGCGGTGGTTTTCCCACTGAGTTACTCCAGTAAAATGCGATACAAGGACGCAATAGTCATGGTCTGCTACTCGTGGCTTCACTCGCTCACCTTTTCCCTCATCCCAGTGATTTTTTCTTGGTTTGATTATCACCACGTATATGCCTCCTGCACCTTGCACCTCAATGTAGAAAGCGAGCGGATAAAGTTTACAGTCTTCACCGTCGTGTTCCATGCCACGAGCTTCATGCTCTCCCTCCTAACCCTGTGCTTCACATACCTAAAGGTCTTAAAAGTGGCACGCTTTCACTGCAAAAGGATTGACGTGATAACCATGCAGACGCTCTTCTTGCTGGTAGATATTCACCCAAGGTATTTATGCTGATTTGCTTATTTTGCCGCGAATAAAATACCCAACGCACGGTGGTAGTTTTAAACTAAACTACCATAAAACAGATATTGAAGGAATGTAACTAAGGTCGGTACGGTAAACCCCTGTGTGAGATTATATAGCTCTGCCGGTAATATTTGCGCAATTATATTTTAAGATGTTAAATTGCCAGCAGCATCAAAGATTAGTCATCGTTTTAGATTTGACAGAActgtttgtatatttatttatttatcatgcAACCTGTTCTTTACAATGGCGTATGTGTGTGCCCTAACCTCTCCAGTGTCAAACAACGTTGTCTTGTGGAGCAGAAGAAGAGGAAACAGCGGGCAACAAAGAAGATCAGCATTTTTATTGGGTCATTCATCATCTGCTTTGCCCCTTATGTCGTAACCAGGTAAGTGtgctttgaaatatttaatctcTCACATATACCTGCTAATACGGTTACATAATTGAAATAAGGAAAGGCACAgagatcagaaaaaaaatcactctgAAATCTGAAAAAAACTAATAATGAATATTTATTAATATCAGTGACAACGCCGGTTCAATAAGATTCTTGTGTATGCGTAAAGTTTTTCATCAGGTGAAAGTCAACCCCCTTAGGTCTATACGATCACTTGTATCAGTCGCGTTCACGAGGCAGAGGTAGAGCGCAGATCATTCTTGTGATGCTTTTCACAGGTCAAGTAAAAATTTGTAAACTAGCAATGTTAAATATGAATGTTGATGCTCACAAGGGTAACACCAGGATAAATGCGTGAAGAGTACTCCATTCCGTGTCCATTTCATTAGTACTGGAcagatgaagcttcatgaaccatttgctgtattttctgccccccactagatggtgctcttgctttgctttggggcatgctatGTGCCCTTTTATGAATAGTGAGCACCATCTAGAGGACTCAGAAAATATAGCTAATGGTTCATGGAGCTTCATATGCCCATCACTACAACTATTACTATCACTATTGACAACCTTCTCTTCACTTGCCCTCAGGTTGGCAGAGCTGCTGCCCTTTGTAGGCATAAACAGGCACTGGGGCATCGTGAGTAAGTGCCTGACTTACAGCAAAGCTGCCTCGGACCCCTTTGCATACTCGTTGCTGCGGCAGCAATACAAGAAGGTCCTGATCCACATCGTAAACCGCGTGCTGAAGAGGGACCTCTACCCTTCTTCCGGACACAACAGCTCCCTGGATACAGAGAATGACTCCTGTCTTCAGAGGATCAGCTAAGCTCACTGGTGTGGTCCAAAGCCACGCTGTAAGCAGACATAAGTGCAGCTGctaggggagggggggtgcctgTCCTCCTGGGACCATGACGACAGACAGAGAAAGTCAGCGCAGCTCTGGGACCCATAGACCGTGCCAAACACAGGGACCAAACTGGATCAGCTAGTGGATTTGTACGAGTAATTTGCCGTCGCCTTTATGGATACAGAAACTTGAGGACCGTATATATACCTAATGGCCTTGGTACTCCACTCAAACACAGCTGTGCTGTTAGTCTGGCACTGAGCATTGACATGGAGATGCCCATTTTCCTCTTCAACCGAGTCTGTGTCAGTGGTGGTCTGGCTTGAGTCGAACGGAAGCCCGCCACTAGGTGGCACCATAGGTAACAGCTGGCAGAGCCCGAAGCTTTTTGGCAGACTTCAAGAGTGTGGTGCCAGGGACGGGAATGGAGAGATGCATTAAGttctactggggggggggggggggtgttgcaggAAACCCCATGTCTACAACAATtagtttacccccccccccccccactacccccGTTGTGGACTCTGCAGACTCCGCAGCTGTTCACTCTGGTATGTCACTCACTGGCTCTTAAAGCACTTTGTCATTATTTCAGAGCTAATTGTTCCAAAAAAAAGGCCAAAGGcaaaatccatttttttttattacaactATAATGCTTACGTGTTAAACTGAATGCACTGCCAGATCTCAAACACATTTGTACTTCTCGTTTATTTTGCAGAAATggtttataaaatatttatactaAACTTCCAGGCAATTTATTTTGCTGCATTAAAATCACGTATTTgttgaaattattattttattagggAGAAATAAACCTCTGTGTGGAGAAAGTTATACTGTTTAAGTGCTTTAAATTATATTGTGCTTGTGCCAGATTATGTTTATAAATAACTGTCGGACAGTCGATGTTTTCATGCCCAAAATATTCGCTTTATTTCTGTACGTACCCAGCAAAAACTTAGGAGCAGATGGTTCAGAAGTAAACACTGAATGTTAATTTCGCTGCAAGGTACCTGCTGTTTTCTCTTGTGTGAGTGAAACCATTTGTGAAATTAGTGCAATAAAGTTGGCAGAGATGTTTGGTGAACCCTGTTTAATTCTTTGGCCACTCTTTTGTGGTCATTGTTCTGGAATTATTGTTTGTCCTAcatatttgtgtttattttattgTCTCTGACGAAGCACCCCTACCAGAGGACACTTGAGAAGTCGGTGGCTATTACTTTAGACAGAACAACACATGAGCCACGTTTCCTCATTCTTGGGAAGGTTATTATGAGAGAGTAGCACGGTTTACTACGGAGAACTTACTGCGCCTTTTAAACAGACCCTGCACTTCAGAAAACGCTAAACATTACATGCATCACTCAACATCTATGCAATTTCCTAGATGTTTAACATTGACGGTTTTAGTGTAATTAGCATATTCATTTCCCGCATATGTCAAGTAAACATTTTACATAAACGGGAAAGGAAAATGCTAATTATAGGCCACTAGTTTGAAAACCAAAGGTCATTTATTCTAAAGTGAGGTGCAACATGACCAGAAATATTACGAACGCCGAAAAACAAGTATTAATATAACTTGCCTGGATTAACTGTTTCTATATCCCACggaaacaaagggggggggggggctctgaaaTGGACTAAATCTAATCTGCGCAACCACATATTTTGCGCGAATGCAAAACTTAAATGTTTACgaactgtttaatatgcttTCCTATAAAATATGGAAGGTAAGCAAAATGTGCGAACGTACATCAAATAAAAAGAATATGTTCTAATTTTCTTACCAACAGCTTTACAAGTAACCTACTATTAGAATAACGCTTAACTAATATACCGTTTTtaaatgcatacatacataggcAATAAGCCAATACGCTGTCGTTCTGCTTTTCTCCTGTACAGCAATTTCTTTTGTAATTTGATCGGTGACCGTAATACGCGTAATAAAGTAACTTTTCTGGAGGAACAGAGCGAGCGGAGCGTTCCCTTTGTAATTAAAGCGAGGGGAGCGCAGACGTGCCACATCACAATCCAAATGGAATACAAATGGATCACAATGAACTCTATTATTTTCATGTTTAATATATTCGCTATATCCGTCTGGTCCGCTCCTCCACGGTGCGAACCGGGAGACGAAATTTTAGGTAATGTATGATTTATTCTAAGCCGGATACTACAGTCTTCTGGATGCAGTTGTACTTCATGACTGAAATACCAGAACTGATTGCAACAAATGTTTACAGTGTTTTGGTAAGACAAAGCTAAAGGACATATTGTCGTGATTTAATCTTCCATGACGTACGACAGAATTGCACTGACGCATGTTCACATGTTATTTTCGTTACAGTTATTATGATATGGTGAACATTTACAGTGTTACATTCAGTTGTATTAACCTTTTAATCGTAGTATAAATAAACGTTTATTAGTTGAACAACTTTTTGATTAGTTAACTGCAGACTGTATTACTTTGACGTTACATTTACATGCAGGGAGGAAATGCAGTTCTGCTGAATTCTGTAATAACAACAAAGTTTGAGACGAATATAACATTAACGAAAATAATTAAGCCTTTGGGGGCAAGGATTGTTTCCTGTGAAAGAAAGGACGCGGTTAGTTGCATATTGAAACAATTTTCGTTCACAGAAGACCGGAATATTCTAAACTGAGGAGTGGGAAAGGAATGGGGAGGGAGTGTATTAACTAATCTAAAGAAACATGAGGGGAAGATATGTATAACCAAAGTGGTTATACAGTGGAAAATGAGCTGCCAAAGACGAACATTGTGTTTAATGAATTTTATACATTTTAGAAACATAAGGTCTAAACGAGCGTTAGAAATCTTTAAGAGTTTCTAATGTTTTTACTTTGTTTCCTTTCCCCTGTATCAGAGTATATTGCTTTGATGATTTGAAAATCGACTTGCTGCTCACGTGTTTGTATATGAAGCAGCAGGACAGCAATCATACTGCTGCCATCTAGTGTTGAATGTAGCGTTTACTCAGTTACGGTAATAATGTAACAACGTGTATGATGTGTCTTGCAGGGAGATGCAGGGAATCAGCCGAAGAGAAACGTAGGTGCTCTTTCTGCTGTCTTTCCCCGAACTGAACCGTATAGCACTTTTTCTGTTGTTCGAACTGTGACTGTCACATTCCATACGCTTTGTATCTAATTAGGTTCTGAATCATAAGTTTAAACATACTTCTTAATTTAACTTTCTACCTGTCACTCATCAGGCATGCAAGTGTCTACCGCTGCAGGGTAAATATGTGTACCTTTGCTTGCCACTGGGCTGTACCTTTGTAAAAAGGTACAGAaagggactctgaggaacatcccaaaggtacaaacagaattaatgtaccatcaatgaTACAGAAATGTACTtcaacaagcaaaggtacacgtCTATACCCTTTTTTCTGAGAGAAAAACTTACCTCTGTGAATATGAAATGCTAATTTCCAGACAGGCATCAGCTCATCACTAACAACCAGAAAGGCTTCTCTGGACAGTGGGTTGGGTGAAAATCATCCACTAAAGCCTTTTGGTTAACAGTCTAACTGATCCTCTGGTTGCTGCATCATCCTCTGAGCTGAGCCAGACTACGTGTTAAAGGCCTCCGGATCTGTCTCAGCGGATGTCGCTGTTAAGGGGGGAGATTCTGAAGAGTACAGGGCGTCTTTGAGTAAATATCTTCCTCTCCTTTCCAGCCCAAGAGAGTGTCCCAGTTATGTCTTGGGCATGTAGCACTGGCCTAGAACCACTAGATTCTGgcaggatggggtggggggggggggggggggcgtgccatTGTAGcatatattttctctctttaaGTTATGCTTTGGATAATTGCAATGGTTTAGCTTAAGTATCAATTTTCCAAAGTATTTCTATGAATTTTAAATGAGTTACATTTTGCCAAGCacaatttattattttgttcTGCTTACGGGGGGCTGCAGTGCAAACCTGCAACATTATAATTTATGTAAGATTAAGTAGAATTTATCACTAGAACAATAACAGAATGGCCTGATGCTCGTAGTAAAAATGTCAGGTAGCATGTTCCTGAGTCTGAAGCTGGCTCCGGTTGGACGTTGCTATATCTGCAGCTGGATCTGGTTGGACGTTGCTAAATCAGCAGCTGGCTCTGGTTAGACGTTGCTATATCTGAAGCTGGCTCTGGTTGGATGTTGCTAAATCTGCGGCTGGCTCGGGTTGGATGTTGCTATCTCTGAAGCTGGCTCTGGGTGTGTTCCCCTGGGCATGAATCTGGCTCTGGTTGCCCTCTCTGCCTGAAGATGGTTCTGGTTGCATGTCTCTATAAACTCTCATGAAAAAGTACCCATCTGTTCCTTTGAGGAGTTAGTTTCTTGTCATTGGGTTTGTACCTTTAAGGGTCTGCAAATTGTACccaagctgtaggtaaatgttcattttagtctaatttaaggtacaagaatggactctgaggaacattttttgtaccattggggatACACGCATATTGTAtgtaccttggggaacaaaactgtaccagggctgtacacttttttctgacagtctATCTGAAGCTGACTGTGGTTTCCCTCTCTATCTGAAGCTGGCTGCAGTTGCCCTCTCTATCTGAAGCTGGCTGTGGTTGCCTTCTCTATCTGAAGCAAGCTGTGGTTGCCCTCTCTATCTGAAGCTGACTGCAGTTGCATGCCCTCTCTATCTGAAGCTGGTTGTGGTTGCCCTCTCTATCTGAAGCAAGCTGTGGTTGCCTTCTCTATCTGAAGCTGACTGCAGTTGCATGCCCTCTCTATCTGAAGCTGGTTGTAGTTGCCCTCTCTATCTGAAGCTGGCTGCAGTTGCCCTCTCTATCTGAAGCTGTCTGTGGTTGCCTTCTCTATCTGAAGCTGGCTGTGGTTGCCCTCTGTATCTGAAGCTGGCCTTGCTCGGATACTGTTGTATCTGCAGCTGGTCCTGGGTGCATTTCCCCACTACCTGAAACCGGCTTTCTGTTTGCCCACTTGCCCAAAAAGCCAGGTGTGCAGAAATGGTGCTGGGATACTGCGACGACATGCCCTACTCCCAGTCCATCTTCCCCAACCTGCTGGACCAGCGCTCACGGCAGGAGGTGGAGACGAGCATAGAGTACCTGCTGCTGAGTGTGTTTAACTCGCTGTTGGGCGGGGAGTGTAACCCAGACCTGCGCCTGCTGTCGTGTTCGGTGGTGGTACCACGCTGTGACCACGACCGAGCTGTCAAGCCCTGCCGCTCCACCTGCGAGCAAGTGCGCAAGTCTTGCATCCACGCCTTCGAAGGCATCCAGATGGCCTGGCCCTATTTCCTGGACTGCGACCGCTTTTTCGTCAGTGATGAGGAAGGGTGCTACGACCCCCTGGAAGGTCTGAGAGGTACGGGGCCCGATGTGTGGAAGAGTCATCCAGGGGTTAGATGATACCTGAGGGTTCTCTCTCTGGAGCTGTTGACTGACTAAGGTATCATTGATAGACTTCTAACGAACAAAAACCATTGGATATGCTATGATCCAATGAACATTCCACATGGGTCATATAAAAgcttgtaaaatgtaaatatgcttGGGTATTATGTGAAAAGTAGAAATCTTACAATCGGCACGTCACGTTGATTATATTGGACTTCTGCACTTGTTCAGTATAACAGGAGTTGAATTGCATACGCCGTCCATATGGAGAATGTATTTCTCGATTTTTTAAAGTAGACCGAGCAGCCACAGATGGGCCTCACCCGTGGACATTTTAATTCTAAAGAGGCATTATTTGTGTGGACTAGGATCTGATTCTCTCCTGGGCCCTGTTATTTATTATCACAGCTGTGCTGCAGCTCATGGGCCGACTGCAACGCTGCTCTCAGAAATGAGAAGTTTGTTTAAGCCGTAATGTCATTTCCACCATTTGCGGAACTGTGCTCATTAATGACCAATAAGCTCGTTGCCCAGGTTCGATGACTTTTAACAGGATTACAAAGTCGGCCCCAAAGCAACGGCGGAAAAAAGCGAGCAGATGTTTGGTGCTGCCCCTCAGCTCTTTAATTATTTCCATCTTTGAAGTAGTTTCATGGTGACTCACGTTTTGGTCTAATGAGGTCTGTTGTCAGCTGCTTCTGGTTTACTTCTCATATGCTCTCATATATCTCTGTCACATTAATGAGAGAGCAGCTCCCTGGAATGTGGAGGTGCAGACACTAAATGTTGATTCCCATTCCTTGTACCTCTCTCCTCGTGACTTGAGCTATTTATCTCAAAATAAGACTTCAGTCCGTGACAAGGTTGCTAGGCACAACATGGGGAGGAACTGAAGAGCGAATTTCCAAAACTTGCTCAGTGCAGTTTTGCAACCAGACACCATTTCTGTGGACTTAGTGAGTTTTTATAAATTCGATTTGGAATGGATCACCTGAGGatgagtgagttttggttctCAGTATCGTGatatatgatgaggaagcctgactttaggtcactGCTGTTCTCatcttaaaacaaaaaaaaaatgcattgagCAAGTTTTGGTAGTCTTGGATAAATGCTGGATAAATGAAAAAAGTTTCGATCTTGGTCATTCCGATGGGTCGCCTATAAGAGTCCAAACCAGAGCTCTGCAAGACAATTAAGGATGGTTTTTTTGTCTCCTGATGTGTTGCGGCATCACCTACAGCCACACAAGAGGTAGCTCTGGCCGATATCGCCCCGGAGGAGCCGTCGACAATCATCCAGTTCATCTACCACTCCAACACCCAGATGGTGAACATGCTGAAGAAGACGGCCTCACGGTGCTCCCACATCTCCAGGACCTACAGCATCGGAAGAAGCCTCGAGGGAAAGGACCTTCTGGTCATCGAATTTTCAGAAAACCCAGGTGGCCACGACCTATGTGAGTAACCCTTAATTCCCACAGCTTTGTAGTACAAGCCTTTTTATGGTAAGCGACTGCTGTTACATGCACGCTTTCTGAACACATTCTtctttccattcatttataaGCAAGTTGTCTCCTTGTCATTCTAAGACACATTGTCTCAGTCTCATCTGCAACTGTAGTCCCTGACTTTCTGATCGCTCACCTTGACAGCCACATCAtttctgccccctagtggaaccTGAGGTGAAGTACATCGGCAACATGCATGGGAACGAGGTGCTGGGCAGAGAGCTGCTCATCTACCTTGCTCAGTACCTGTGTTCTGAGTACCTGCTGGGCAATGAGCGTATCCAGACGCTCATCAACACCACCCGCATCCACATCCTGCCCTCCATGAACCCCGACGGCTATGAGCTGGCTGCCGCAGAAGTAGAGGATAGCAATGATCCAGAAAATCAGGAAGTAAATATCCGTTTTTCATAAATCTGCTCTGGTTGCTCCCTAACAGTGCCTGGTCACCCgtttcgcagacaacttactctacgaAAAAGAGCAACacagggaggcgtaaagacaatttccccaaggAGATCAACAAAGTATCAgttatcattattaatatttcCAGACTGTGTCCTCGCTTATTTGAAGCGTATGGCGCCATCCAGTGGAGAACCAGTTAAGCTATTCGCAGATCTAATACCTGAGTCGAGTATTGGTTAAGTAACTGAAATAGAAACTGATTAACCAACAAATGTCATTATTAACTTAGAATATACCTGTAGATCAAAAAAAATAGATTAAAGGTCTGTATAGACTGGACAAGGACAGTCATAGAgtacttaactggttggttgaaacaaaatcttggtctggatttttactttctgtacctgaa
The sequence above is a segment of the Brienomyrus brachyistius isolate T26 chromosome 12, BBRACH_0.4, whole genome shotgun sequence genome. Coding sequences within it:
- the gpr78b gene encoding G-protein coupled receptor 26 encodes the protein MDLAEILLVLFIFVVALVSLLSNLLVLLCFMYSTEIRRQVPGIFTMNLSFCNILITILNMPATLLGIIRNQKPFGDCICQAVSFLETFLTANTMLSMAALSIDRWIAVVFPLSYSSKMRYKDAIVMVCYSWLHSLTFSLIPVIFSWFDYHHVYASCTLHLNVESERIKFTVFTVVFHATSFMLSLLTLCFTYLKVLKVARFHCKRIDVITMQTLFLLVDIHPSVKQRCLVEQKKRKQRATKKISIFIGSFIICFAPYVVTRLAELLPFVGINRHWGIVSKCLTYSKAASDPFAYSLLRQQYKKVLIHIVNRVLKRDLYPSSGHNSSLDTENDSCLQRIS